The Ziziphus jujuba cultivar Dongzao chromosome 12, ASM3175591v1 sequence aatataatttttactttaatttgatttttttttccttttctttcttttatttttggcagAAATTGCAGAGTTTTTCTTTGTGGATACAACTCCATTTGCTAATAAATACTTCACAGATCCAGAGGACCATGTCTATGATTGGAAAGGCATTTCTCCCCGAAAGAAATACCTTTCAAATCTCTTGAAGGTGATTAATTTAGTCAGCTGTTTGCTAATTAACCTTGTTAATTATATTTCCAGTTTtttatccaaacaaaaaaaaaacaaaaaattatacatcTAGTTCAATTGTAAAATTTAGAGTCGTCCAATTTATTACCAGTAATGTTAATCACATGAAACCATAACTATTATTTGTttgttgtatttaattatataataatttttattttcaaaacttagTTTGAAAAAGTGAGATATTTTGgataagcatttaaatttttaaatagcaTATGAACTCCATTGTTAATGATTAATGAtgacattatattttttttttattataatccTCCACAAATACAAACAAGGTCCACATATAAAACCTATTTGAGGTCTCATATATAAgatatattgttatattattatttgctaatagcTTTTAAGAAGTagtaattcaatttaatatcaatattttctaTTACTTATccaattagaattaaaaaaaaaaaagtaatagtaacataaaattttattttaaaataataaaaaatatataattttagttttaaaaaaatgtgaaacAAATTATGAGCATGGCTGGatgttttaattttctatgtaatttaacgatatatatatatatatatatatatatttttttatgtaataggATGTAGATTCAGCTTTAAAGGAATCAACGGCAAAATGGAAGTTTGTGGTTGGTCATCATACAATGAAGAGCGCAGGACACCATGGAAATACCGTAGAGATCATCAAGCAGCTTCTCCCAATTCTTGAGGTACTttgcttttcaaaaaataaataccagtaataaaaaataataaaaaggaaaaatttctCTTCAAGAAAACCAAGTTTTAGTGAATTATCTAGCTATATAGATAACTTGCACTCAAGCATTGTTCCAAAACCAAACTTGCAGGCAAACGATGTTGATCTTTACATTAATGGGCATGACCATCTCTTACAACACATTAGTAGCCTGGACAGGTACacttaaattaatcaaattaattatttttaattttctaattcttgcttgaaatatttatatatttaatttgcttGCAGTCCAATTCAATTCTTGACAAGTGGTGGTGGGTCAAAGGCATGGAGAGGTGATGTGCAATTTTTGGACCCAAAAGAAATGAAGTTCTTCTACGATGGTCAAGGTTTCATGACAATGCAAATCACTCACACCCAAATAGATATTGCATTCTATGACATTTTTGGTCAAGTTTTACACAAATGGGGTACATCCAAGAAGCATTATTCAACCATTTAGAGATCCATGGAAATgcatatatgaaatatttttaatatatgaaatctTGGTGTTTGGACACGTGTACTAAATTAATTAGACTGGTCATTACTCTAAGTACAacttagctagctagctagctagggAGATATGCAATTAAATTGCACTTATTATATTGTAATGTGAgtgtatttctttttcttttcttttttaaagaaaaatttacaataagACTCCTTgccttttgtatttttctttctcaaacCTACTTTTTATACTTTTGGAactaaaatttcattttgttagTTGAGGATAGGATCCTTTTTGTtgattaataaagaaatttttataacattacaaatttattgtataataaatgtGATGAAACAAACTTATATTTTaggttcaaaaattattttacattaatataaaaaaaattaaaaaaaaaatcatcagcTTCCATCAGAAGGGAAGGAAAAGTTAACTATTTTTCTGtctaaaaagaaaatagaaaggaaaaggaTTGGAATGGATGATTTGGCAATTGGATTCTAATGAATGCATATTGGCATATaggtaataattttgataagGAAGAGAATCAGGATCACACAATTAACGAGGGccatacaattatatatgtaattcatttaaaaatcaGACTCAAATCAAATTTATctggtaattttaatattaaatttttctttattagtttttgaaccatatgaaaaaataatatttaaaattttaaaaatatttaaatataaatttaataatataaaataattaaatataaatttaagaatATTCTAAATCCTATTTTGAAgccttttcaaaattaatattcttGACACGCGCAACGATGCTATTAgctccttcttttctttttctttatttttccgtAAATTTTTAAGGGAATATTCCATTCGTACCTTATGACGTTTGGGATAATTTCAAAAGTATCCTCcaagtttttaaatatatcaCTTACACCCTTTCCTTTTCACTTCCTTTACTATTTGTCTTCTCTTTGTTGTATAGAAACTGAAATTACTGCTTTACCCTTGATAATTGGTGTTTGAAAATTGTGCtacaacaatattaattaaaaaactaataaagttTGAGAGCGATAACCTTTGAAGCCAACAATTATAGTATTGGCTATATAACAACACTACATATGTTTGAATTACATCTGCATTCATATTTTTCCATTAAGGATTTGTATTTTCCCTCCTCTGCACTCTTTATTCCTCATAACCAGTGCTCTGTTCTACCATTTTACACCTTTAAAACTTAATTGacatttttaaatacaattatcATGTGCAAACTTTAAAATCATTGGAGATGTTATAAGgctcaaaaatagaaaatgctATTATATGAAAAAGGCTGCTATAAGGACtttgtaaattataaatatatttttagatttcagCTTTAAATCAATcagttatttaataaataaaattctaataagATAACTATCATACTATGAAATGAGTCTGATGGTATGtatataaacacatatatataacaaaattctagatatagtttttattcatacctttctattatcaataataaagaaaaattttatatatatatatatatatatataatttaccaatagaaatttttatttaaaatacttttttttttgggaaaaaataacatatatatatatatatagatttatagaATTCATTTTATCcgtttagaattttattattttactgtatcaatataaactattattgcatatttaatttttaaagggaTTTAAAAACTTTGATGATAAAATTATCTATGTCACATCAACCTGTAAGTGAactctatatattataatatattttaataatgtaaagtatattttatatatatatatatatatatatatacacacatacgaACACATACTCTAATAATCTCAATGGCcaaacaaattttattgttttggagCGACCTTGATATTATTGTCAGTCACcatctccatttaatttcttttttctatttatccataaaattaattaaataaagaaaaccactttttttttttatatattttctaggATTGACCTTAATTATTACAACGCCGAGTATTCCATTATATAAAAACAGAGGAGCTTAATTATTACGACCCCCACCTCAATACTTCGTTTGTAAACAGAGACTGGTTGCCTTTGCCTTTGcctgaaaacacaaaataaagcTTTTGCTTGTTAATCTTCCAATTTCCTTCTCTGCTCCTTTTCTTGTTCCTCTATATTGGCAAATAATTGCCAAGATATggtgaataaaaatatgaactTTTTATTTCAAACCGTTTTACTTTCTGCAATTCTATGTCTTTGCTTGAAATCCTCCATAGCTGAGCTTCAACGTTTCCAACATTCTGTGAAAGAAGATGGGTCTCTTAGAGTTATGATTGTAGGAGACTGGGGAAGAAAAGGAACCTACAACCAATCAGAAGTTGCTTTTCAGGTGTGTTCTTATCAACTTCTATTAATTTAATACCTTCTTCtctgtttttcattttgttattatatattgaaaacatatatttataaaaacaaaaaggtatatatgtatatgatattatatatatagattcacTGATTATGCTAAGAACAGAAGAGGCTGATGATCAAATCCTTCCCAATTGTGAGACAATACCTTATACTCTGTTTTTCATTCTGTTATATATCAACttctactttttattaatttaatacctTATTCTCTGTTTTTCACTTTGTTATTATTTAGACATATATTTAtcgtattttaaaaaaatatatatatatatatatatgtttatgctaATTAAGAACAGAAGAAGCTGATGATCAAATCCTTGCGAATTGTGGGAGCTATATACATATTGTCTCATAATCATTAAACTAATACtcaattaatgataattaaagttcttaacaaattaaattacataaatatcatTTCCGTAGAAACTAGTCTAAAGGGGTTtgtgtaaatttaaaaattaggatgaaaatatttttccataaaaaacattaaaatatatatatatatataggtagatagatatatattcaccaatagAGGGGAGATGTACATAAATTCAAGTCCCTATAGTTGCTTGTAAAGTGATGGTATGTGCCCAGTCGGTCTTAAAAAGTATTCTCTTATCCTTCCAGTTATGGTTTGACAACACATTACGTGCAGTggctttggaatttttttattatttaattttatattgattttatatattatattccaaTGGTATAATTCCAATATTCTATGGAGATTCTTTTGTACTTTCTATCAATAGAAAAACTCACACCATTGAGGAGCAAACTTGATTGGGTTGCTACAGAGAAAATAGTTGGTATAGAAACTGGTCTGAGCTAGACTTCTGTGGTAAAAGCCAATGAGCTTCTGACACCAATAAGTGCAAAGTTAGGTTGAGTTCATAGgaatagatattttttaaatacaggATCAATGTGGGCCATAAAGATAAGTCACCCatagaaaaaaaagtttacattATTCTCGGTGCCTCGTCCCCTTGAAACTTTCCAAACTCATGCACCTTGCCTGCCTCATTTGGTCAcgaaaattgaaaaagatagGTAGGATTGAAAAGGAATATGCCTTTTTTTCTCAAGTGGGTTTCTTGCAATGAATTCCATTACTTTATTATGTCTCTGTTCCTTCTGTTAAGTTAGTTCCAACCAAGAGAAATAGTTAGagatatacttttttatttttatcaaatagtCAAAACAATTACATCACTTTTggaatattttttctattttgcttttctacaatttttttctcctaaaaaaaataaaaaaaaggaaaacttacAGCTCTTTGGTAGTTttgcttttaaattttcttgaaGTTTAAACTTCTTTTAGAAAATTGCTCAAACATTTTTAATAGCTGTTTTAAGaattaatatttcaacaataataCCATCTTAATcccaattatttaaaaaaaaaaactattagttgtaaatatatgcaaattcaaattaatttcttaacacTTTAAATATGTCATTAGGAGTAAAATTTCTCTTACTATTCCATTTTGTATTATTGATGGGAATGGTGGGAGAGAAGTTGGATATTGATTTTGTAATATACACGGGTGATATCTACTATGATGATGGACTCACGGGTGTGGATCCAGCATTTGGCGAGTCCTTCACCAAAATTTTAACTTATGCATTTTGCCTTCCTTATTTGGTCatgaaagttgaaaaaaaataaggaatatGCTTTTTTCTCAAGTGGGTTTCTTGCAATTAATTCCATTACTTTATTATGTCTCTGTGCCTTGTGTTAATTTAGTACCAACCCACAGAAATAATTAGAGATATACTTTTTGAGTCTTATCAAATAGTTAAAACAATTACATCACGTTTGGTATAATTTTTTCATTCTGCTTTTCTACAAATAGTTttgctttttgaatttttcttgaAGTTTAAACTTGTTTTAGAAAACACTTTTAAAAGGTGTTTTAAGAGTTAATATTTCAACAATCATCCTGTCCTTAGTCTCAATTATCTTCAAAAAAACGTTAATTGTAAAAAGATGCATATTTAAATTTACCTCCTAACAGTTTAAACATATCATTGCTAATTCTTAATATTCTATTTAATATTATAGATGGGAATAGTTGGAGAGAAGTTGGACATTGACTTTGTAATATCCACGGGTGATAACTTTTATGAGGATGGACTAACGGGCGTGGATGATCCAGCATTTGAAGACTCCTTCACCAAAATTTACACAGCACCTAGCTTGCAAAAGCAGTGGTACAACGGTAAATTAACAAATATACTTTTGGACAAAATCTTTCTCtatatagaataaaaattaaatagtaattTATCATACATATTGAGGTCATTTTTAAGCTCTGTCTGTTTTGTTGCAGTTTTGGGAAATCATGATTACAGGGGTGATGTTGAGGCACAGCTAAGTCCTGTCCTCAGAAAACTAGATAGCAGATGGATTTGCTTGAGATCTTTTATAGTTGACGCtggtaatgaaaaaaaaaaaaaaaaaaagagataaaaaatccacaaatcatttttcaattaccttaaaaaaaaat is a genomic window containing:
- the LOC132799225 gene encoding purple acid phosphatase 3-like — translated: MVNKNINFLFQTVLLSAILCLCLKSSIAELQRFQHSVKEDGSLSVMVVGDWGRKGNYNQSEVAFQMGIVGEKLDIDFVISTGDNFYDDGLTGVDDPAFEDSFTKIYTAPSLQKQWYNVLGNHDYRGDVEAQLSPVLRKLDSRWICLRSFIVDTEIAEFFFVDTTPFANKYFTDPEDHVYDWKGISPRKKYLSNLLKDVDSALKESTAKWKFVVGHHTMKSAGHHGNTVEIIKQLLPILEANDVDLYINGHDHLLQHISSLDSPIQFLTSGGGSKAWRGDVQFLDPKEMKFFYDGQGFMTMQITHTQIDIAFYDIFGQVLHKWGTSKKHYSTI